The Synechococcales cyanobacterium T60_A2020_003 genomic interval AAGCCGTTGTTGGCAACAATAAGCTGGCCTCGGCGTAACAATTCTTCAAAGCCAATCACGGCCACTAAGCTGGTGTCTTTGAGTAGGGTAATGAACTCGTTGCCAATGGGGGGAATCATCCGCCGGAATGCCTGGGGGAAGATCACATAGCGCATGGTCTGAACGGGGCCTAAACCTAGTGATTCAGCAGCCTCGCGCTGTCCCATTTCGATAGATTGAATCCCGGCTCGAATAATTTCGGCAAGGTAGGCCGCCGAGTTGAGGGTGAGGGCAATCACCGCAGCCGCAAACTGGCTAAATTTGATCGGAACACCAATGCTATTGCCAAGCGCAGGCAGACCAAAATAAATAATGAAGATTTGGACGAGCAGAGGGGTGCCCCGGAAAAAGTCCACGTAGGCGCGCGCAATGAGTCGAATCGGCCAAGAGGGAGAAAGCCGCAGAATGCCAACCAGTGAACCCGCCAACATACCCAACGTAATGGATAACGCGGTGAGTTGCAGGGTCACTAGTGCCCCCTTCAGCAACGCTGGTAAGGCTTCTAGAATAATTTCGAGCGATCGCGACACCGTAAACTCCCCACGTCTCAGCAGTACTCAGCGACGGATTGCCTTAAACACCGGGCACAGACTCTGGGAGGGATGGCGGTGCTTGGTCAAACCACTTGCTGTAAATTTCAGCATACTGACCGTTTTCCATGATGGTTGTCAACCCAGCGTTAATTACTTCCAGAGATTTGGAATCTTTAGGAACGGCAATGCCGTAGTATTCCTGGGTTAGTAACGGCTCAATAGCTTTGATATTTGTGAGCAATCCCTGACGAAGGCTGTACTGGGTTACCGGAGCGTCGTTGATCACGGCATCTAATTTCCCGGCTGCAAGTTGAGAGAAAGCTTCGTCAATAGTTTCAAAGCGCTGCACCCTGGCATTGGCAACACCTTGAGCGAAGGTTTCACCCGTAGTCCGCGCCTGAACGCCGATGCGTTTGCCTTGCAGCATAGCGGCGTCGGTAATATCGGTGTTGGCATCGGCAACGGCGATCGCCAATCCCCCTTCAAAATACGGACGAGAAAACGACACAACCTCGACTCGGTCAGGGGTAATCGTGATCGCACTAATGGCGGCATCTACCGCATTGGCGCTCAGCGAACGAATCACGTCCCCGTAAGACATCGGTTCAAATTCAAGCGTAATATTCTGACTTTCAGCGATCGCCGTTATCAAATCGATATCAAACCCCTGCAACTCGCCCGTTGCAGTCGTGAACTCAAAAGGTGGAAAGTCGGGCGATGTCGCAACGATGAGTACGGAGTCTGCCCGGTTTGTTTCCTGATTGGAGCAGGCTGTCACCACGATCACCAGCAGGGCACTCAGTGCAGCCAGCATGATGTAGGAAAGCTGACGAAATCGAGGTATTTGCAGCATAGGGCGGTACTCCAAACGAATCGATAAGGCAATAAAAGTTGAGTTGAACAACCGATTAGGGGATAAGGTTGTAGACTCACTGCCATTATCAGCCTGCGAGAGGAATGCCCAGTGGGATTTAAGGGAAAATTCCTTTTCAAGATTGCTGCAATGGAATTGGACTTTGAACTAAATCGCGCTAAAGTATCAAAATTTCTGCACCTAGACGTCACAAGGCCTCTCTGTGAGCGAATTTCGTGCCGTGATGTGAAAACGAGGCTAAACTCCAGCTTCTGGGAATTGATGCGTTACGGCGATCGCTTAACACATCCTACCAAACGCGGTTTTATCCCTTTTTCAATACTCTAGGCAAAGGAAAAGTCAGAGAAACAGGAATCCACTGGGTCTAGCTGTCAACCCAAAAATCGGTTGAGAATCGAAATCAAACGAGACCCCCCTTGCTCCAACGGTGGAAAGTGAGTTTGCCGTGGTTTTGAGTCTTGAAGGAATAATGGGACAAACAATGGGTACAAAAAACGCTTGCAGTGGCCGCCTTTACTAGAGTGACTCAAGCCAGCGACGTATTAAGGGATAGACAATGGCTATCTACGGCACAACGATTCGCCGTTGGTGGTGGTAATCGAAAACGCATCGAATTCACCCCACTCAAATTCGCCTGTGACCGTCAGGCGATCGCCCACCGCTATAGCGCTTGCCGTAGAATCTCTGCAGACATACCAGGAATCTATACGGAGCGTGCGATCGCCCGTATTTAAGCGAAAACCGTCTTCCCAAACTCGCTCCACTGTTCCAGTAAAAGAGCCGTTTTGCTGGGCATGAACCGTTGAAACCATGCTCACGACCGTTAAACCACCGACCGTCATCAACATTGCTGTGAGTAATTTCATAGAGATAATCCTCCTTGAACCGTATAGAGCTGATTTGACATCTTTATAATGGAGGATAGTGTTCATCCCCTAGTCAAACCTAGTCATCATGACCTACTCAAGCAGCCTTAGCGATCGAGAATGGGAAATCTTAGAGCCCCTGTTGCCCGAGGTCTTGCCGAAGAAAAAGCGAACTCGCCCACTGGATTGGAGCTATCGAGAGCTGATTGACGGTATGTTGTATCAACTCAAAAACGATTGTAACTGCGAAGACTTGCCCAAAGACTTCCCCCCCTATTCGACAGTCTACCTATGGATTTAACGTCAGATCTGCTGGATAAGATCCGTGTTTCCCAGAGTGATCTATTCAGATCTACGGGATAATACCCAGATTTTCAGGATTTAAACAGAAAAATTGATAGTTAAGTCCGGAGAATTGGGATCTTATCCGTCATATTTGACAGTTAGGCACGGAGATTGGGGTGCTTATCCGTCACATTTGCGGGATGACACCCTGGATACCGAACTTATCCATCAGCGTCCGGTTCAGTACTCAACCCTGCTCAACCATTGAGCGATCGCCCCATCTCCATCCAGTAAACTCATCCCAACTTGACCCATCGCAACTTTTTCCAGACACTAGAATAAATGTACGGTTAACCCTCAGAACCTCGCGTGGCCGCCCCATCCAAATCCGAAACCCTCGTCAAACACCCCGAACGCCTAGAAGCACGCCTCAAGGAGATTCCCAAAGCTCCCGGCGTCTATTTCATGCGGGATGTCAACGACAATATTCTCTACATTGGCAAATCCAAAGCCTTGCGATCGCGCGTGCGTTCCTATTTTCGCGATCGCCATGACCTCAATCCCCGCATTGCCTTAATGGTCATGCAGGTCGCCGAGATTGAAATCATCGTGACCGATACCGAGGCCGAAGCCCTAGCCCTAGAAGCCAATCTCATCAAGCAGCACCAGCCCCACTTCAACGTCCTCCTCAAAGACGACAAAAAATATCCCTATCTCTGCATC includes:
- a CDS encoding basic amino acid ABC transporter substrate-binding protein, with the translated sequence MLQIPRFRQLSYIMLAALSALLVIVVTACSNQETNRADSVLIVATSPDFPPFEFTTATGELQGFDIDLITAIAESQNITLEFEPMSYGDVIRSLSANAVDAAISAITITPDRVEVVSFSRPYFEGGLAIAVADANTDITDAAMLQGKRIGVQARTTGETFAQGVANARVQRFETIDEAFSQLAAGKLDAVINDAPVTQYSLRQGLLTNIKAIEPLLTQEYYGIAVPKDSKSLEVINAGLTTIMENGQYAEIYSKWFDQAPPSLPESVPGV
- a CDS encoding transposase encodes the protein MTYSSSLSDREWEILEPLLPEVLPKKKRTRPLDWSYRELIDGMLYQLKNDCNCEDLPKDFPPYSTVYLWI
- a CDS encoding amino acid ABC transporter permease; the encoded protein is MSRSLEIILEALPALLKGALVTLQLTALSITLGMLAGSLVGILRLSPSWPIRLIARAYVDFFRGTPLLVQIFIIYFGLPALGNSIGVPIKFSQFAAAVIALTLNSAAYLAEIIRAGIQSIEMGQREAAESLGLGPVQTMRYVIFPQAFRRMIPPIGNEFITLLKDTSLVAVIGFEELLRRGQLIVANNGFVA